The sequence TTCGTTACGGTTTTTGTTTTGATTCTCGTTTACTCAAAACTTGTTGATATGTACAAAAAGCATCAGCTTTTCTACATAATCTGTGGAACATATGGCTCACTGTTTGCAATCATTGCCTATATGCTTATGCACCCAACCATCGGCACAGCAAACACTGCAGCATCACCAGACAGACTCCTTGGATGGATCATCTACCTTGGTGTTGAGAGCTTTGGCTCACTCACCGTTCCTCTTTTCTGGTCATTTGTTAACAGCAGCACCGACGCAACTTCAGCTAAAAAAGGCTTTGGGTTGATTATTGCTGGTACACAAATTGGTACCATTGCAGGACCAACACTTGCTACCTACGCAGTCGAACTTGGAATGTCATTCCTTGCGACCGTGGTAAGTATTGGCATTCTTTCAGTTCCAGTATTGGTCTTCATTTTCACAAAAGTTTTTCCAAGCTCAACTGTTGATGCTGGTGGTGATAAAAAGCGTACAGGCTTTACTGAAGGCTTGAGACTGCTTTTCTCCCGTCCATATTTGATGGGTATTCTTGGTGTTGCAACTCTGTATGAGATCATTGGAACAATTCTTGACTTCCAATTGAAATTTGCAGCATCAGAAACCTATGACACAGCAGAGAAAATGACTGTTTTCTTGGCACGTTTTGGACAATGCACCAACACCATCGCATTGATCTTTGCATTTGTTGGAACATCATTCTTCATCAGAAGATTCGGTTTGACCTTCTGCTTGGTTATGTTCCCAACCTGCGTTGCAGCAGTTATTCTTTATGCTTGGTCAGCATCTTCACTCTGGGTTCTTTTCGGATCAATGGTTGCGATCAAGAGCTTGAGCTATGCTTTGAATAACCCATGCAAAGAAATCATGTACCTTCCAACCAGTAAAGACGTCAAATTCAAAGCTAAAGGTTGGATCGACGGTTTCGGCGGACGATCTGCAAAAGCAGTTGGCTCTGGTATCAGCGATTCATTCGGTGGAGTGATGGCTAACCTTATATTCTACGGCTCCATTGTTTCACTTGGAATCGTTGGATTCTGGATTTTGATTGCACTCTATGTTGGCCGTACCAACAAGAAGTTGACGGATTCAGGCCAAATTCTTTCGTAAAATACTGCGCCTAAAACGCATCAAGGGCTGGATTTTACACCAGCCCTTTTTTATTGTTCAGATATCAATGTCATCATCAAAATCAAAATTACTCCGTGCTTCATTTTCTTCTCGAGTAGGACTCTGACCATCTAACATATCCTCGCCATCTAACCATGCTTCAACTTCATGCAATGTTCTTCCTGGAGGTTGAAAGCGCATGGTACATAAAACTGCTGGGAGAAATACAAGTGACAACTGTAATAGCCTGAAGGCAGGAGTACTATTTATAAAACTCCACAATTGATCATGTGTTAAAAATAGACCAGTAAGAATAACTCCAACGACAATTAACACAATCCAACTCTTTCTTTTATGATTCGCATCATCAAGGAGCAGTCCAAAATTTTCTCGTACTGTCTGATCAAAATCTTGCCGACACATTGGACAAGGCTTGTTTTCCAAAATAACTTTTTTCAAACAACCAACATGAAATTGAGGCATCGACGAAGAATGACACTCAAGCCGCTCAACCACAAGATTTCGGATAATAATATCCACATCAGAATACAATGCTCTTTTTTGAACAATTTCAGATCTATCTTCCAACTTATTGTCAAGCATTTCCCATGTAAGTTTAGTCAGATAATCCTGAGCACTTGCATTTTTTTTCAAGATATTTTCAAGCTCATCCAGCATTTCAACAAGCTCGGGCGATTCTACCCACTCCTGAGCTAAAATTTCAAAATCATTTTGCCCTCGAGGAATCATATCTTGTAGACAAATAGAGCACGTAAAACTATTGTTGTCATTGCTCATTGCATTTGTAGACGCCACACAAAGAAGATTTATTATTAAAAAAACTGGGACTAGAAACATACTACTCCTTGAAAACAAAGATGTTGGATAACTATGCGCTTTTTTTTAACTGATGTGTTACAATAGCCAAACTTGCAAGAAAATAGAAGTATGAAACAACGATTGCATATTATGAACCACTCACTCACTCAGTCTTTTAATGATTTTTTATCGGCACAACTCAATGCTCAACAACAAAAAGCTGTTCTGCAAAAAAGCGGCGGCATTCTTGTTATTGCGGGTGCAGGATCGGGCAAAACAAGAATTATTACTTCACGGATTGCAAATCTTATTTTGAATGAAGATGTTCAACCAAAAAGCATTGTTGCCCTTACCTTTACCAACAAGGCCGCCGGTGAGATGAAAGAACGACTTGAGCGTTTTTTTCAGGGTCAGTATGCACTTCCATTTGTTGGAACTTTTCATTCCTATTGTTTGCTTTTGCTCAGATCAAATCCAACACTTCTGCCCTATGCACAATTTTCTATCCTTGATTCGGATGACCAGTTAGCACTGATCAATCGAATTGTGAAACAACATAACTTGGGTAAATTTGCAACAGCGTCACAACTGTGCGCCCAAATTTCCAACGTAAAAAATAAAGCATTTATGGGTATGAGCATTGAAGAATTTGCAACGCCTATGCTTCGTGAAGTTTATGCAACGTATGAAGAAGAAAAAGCACAAGCACACTGTTTCGACTTTGATGACTTGATTTTGCAAGTGCTCACGCTTTTTAAAAAGAATGATGAATTCAGAGCAAAATTTCAGCAACGAGTGCGTCACATTTTAGTCGATGAATACCAAGACACAAGTCATGTGCAACACCAGCTCCTCAAGTACATGGGACTTGATACTTCAAATAAATTTGCAGTCGATTCATTATGTGCAGTTGGTGATGAGGATCAATCAATTTACTCATGGCGCGGCGCAACGGTCACGAACATGCTCAAATTTGAAAACGACTTTGCACCGGTTACTATGATTAAAGTTGAGCAAAATTACCGGTCCGTTGAACCAATTTTACAAGTTGCCAACAGCGTTATTTCCAATAATCGACTCCGTAATCCAAAAAATTTATGGTCCGATAAACAGGCAAAAAATCGTATTATTGTTTTAAAATGCCGCTCATCTGAACAAGAAGCGGAAGCAATTGCGCTCTTTTTAAAGTCACTGCCCTCATCAACAACGCGAAGCGAAGTTGCGATCTTGTACCGCACTCATTTTCAATCGCGCTCAATTGAAGAAGCACTTATTCACCATGCGATTCCTTATAAAATAATTGGTGGTATCCGTTTTTATGAACGTAAAGAGATTAAAGACCTTTTGGCATATCTACGCTTGATTACCAACCCGTACGATAAAATCAGCCTATTGCGTGTTATCAATTGCCCAACACGTGG comes from Candidatus Dependentiae bacterium and encodes:
- a CDS encoding UvrD-helicase domain-containing protein, whose protein sequence is MKQRLHIMNHSLTQSFNDFLSAQLNAQQQKAVLQKSGGILVIAGAGSGKTRIITSRIANLILNEDVQPKSIVALTFTNKAAGEMKERLERFFQGQYALPFVGTFHSYCLLLLRSNPTLLPYAQFSILDSDDQLALINRIVKQHNLGKFATASQLCAQISNVKNKAFMGMSIEEFATPMLREVYATYEEEKAQAHCFDFDDLILQVLTLFKKNDEFRAKFQQRVRHILVDEYQDTSHVQHQLLKYMGLDTSNKFAVDSLCAVGDEDQSIYSWRGATVTNMLKFENDFAPVTMIKVEQNYRSVEPILQVANSVISNNRLRNPKNLWSDKQAKNRIIVLKCRSSEQEAEAIALFLKSLPSSTTRSEVAILYRTHFQSRSIEEALIHHAIPYKIIGGIRFYERKEIKDLLAYLRLITNPYDKISLLRVINCPTRGLGKKFEEDLINTWQQQRFLDFKQLLPIMTEHETGVKRASIQEFISFFQDLDKDMLPNQALQHIINRTEYLNYLRTSFDAKEAETKIENVKELLQSVCLYESTRKDPGQATLENFLHEVTLLQEQIHDEEDGDQVQMMTLHAAKGLEFKIVLLSGLDEGILPSSRSLNAPDALEEERRLFYVGITRAQEYLLMFCANFRNTFGQIVDQVPSRFVSEMPSGLVMHADIEKMYPSQMSPFFTRLLGGVPVESSLVTFNQSPSRSSASRPSSTNNNNSIQNHTKNYGTPRSTSNLQPYGFTSRPSTKPTSRSSIMGSRPTGTAQSNKTSQSSAPVSVPSSSFSGGGWAKNQTVQHAKFGTGIIVLVEKADGDDYYITALFRAGKKKILSSFLSKG